A DNA window from Camelina sativa cultivar DH55 chromosome 17, Cs, whole genome shotgun sequence contains the following coding sequences:
- the LOC104756149 gene encoding GDSL esterase/lipase ESM1-like isoform X2: MSGNCNLVTLLGALLVLTIFHNQVIVDTNRGEGIPVVGLFTFGDSYFDAGNKLFLTENQNPPQSKWPYGKSRDDPNAEFMGITKEIPPAFKPGVDISRGASFAVADASILPGTFMTLTQQVDKFRSMKSNWTDDFIGKSLFMIYIGTEDYLNFTKSKPNADASAQQAFVISTINQLKNDINFLYSLKASKFAIQLLAPLGCLPISRQEYKTGSECHEPLNNLAKQHNEKIGPMLNDLAKKSPGLQFTIFDFYNAVLRWTRRNLNYRFYVVQPMTLRELIVYPFNEPMREYWQPNNSSITTDG; encoded by the exons ATGTCAGGGAACTGTAATCTGGTCACTCTTCTTGGGGCATTATTGGTACTAACCATCTTCCATAATCAGGTTATTGTTGATACCAACCGCGGCGAGGGTATTCCAGTGGTAGGACTGTTCACTTTCGGAGACTCCTACTTTGACGCTGGAAACAAATTGTTTCTCACCGAAAACCAAAATCCTCCCCAAAGCAAATGGCCATATGGAAAATCCCGAGATGACCCTAATG CTGAATTCATGGGCATTACGAAAGAGATCCCACCAGCGTTTAAACCTGGCGTTGATATTTCACGTGGAGCCAGTTTTGCTGTCGCCGATGCTTCTATTCTTCCCGGAACATTC ATGACACTAACTCAGCAAGTGGATAAATTTAGAAGTATGAAATCAAACTGGACGGACGATTTCATTGGAAAGTCATTGTTTATGATTTACATTGGTACAGAAGATTACTTAAACTTTACCAAGAGCAAACCCAATGCAGACGCCTCTGCTCAGCAAGCTTTTGTCATTTCCACTATTAACCAATTGAAGAACGACATCAAC TTCCTATACTCTTTAAAAGCGAGTAAATTTGCCATTCAATTGTTAGCACCATTGGGTTGCCTACCAATATCGAGACAAGAATATAAGACAGGCAGCGAGTGTCACGAGCCGCTCAACAATCTGGCCAAACAACACAATGAGAAGATTGGTCCAATGTTGAACGACCTTGCTAAAAAATCCCCCGGTTTACAATTCACCATCTTCGATTTCTACAACGCCGTTCTACGTTGGACACGTAGGAATCTCAACTACA GGTTTTATGTCGTTCAGCCTATGACCCTTCGTGAGCTCATTGTCTATCCTTTTAACGAGCCTATGCGTGAGTATTGGCAACCAAACAATTCCAGCATCACAACTGATGGTTAA
- the LOC104756148 gene encoding exonuclease 1-like: protein MGIKDLLRFMKPYILPIHIQKYAGKRVGIDAYSWLHKGAYSCSMELCLDTDGKKKLRYIDYFMHRVNLLQHYEIIPVVVLDGGHMPCKAATGDERQRKRKANFDAAMIKLKEGNVGAATELFQRAVSVTSSMAHQLIQVLKSENVEFIVAPYEADAQLAYLSSLELEQGGIAAVITEDSDLLAYGCKAVIFKMDRYGKGEELILDNVFQAVDQKPSFQNFDQELFTAMCVLAGCDFLPSVPGVGISRAHAFISKYQSVERVLSVLKTKKGKLFPDDYSSSFAEAVSVFQHARIYDFEAKKLKHLKPLSQNLLSLPVEQLEFLGPDLSPSVAAAIAEGNVDPITMEAFNRFPVSKRQLEAPAPSFKEQEKRSSFLLCSLSENEERIELKRNADEAMIDLDNVLKETKFSKQDSDLHKLLSQPNRDQKVIRPSNPSLNPDNNPFKIRKTDEINLECAEYGMQDLKDSFVTKSPAMDVSSSSPNYNEHDFAIDKEEVMIDLSKLEDSGSKQDSEKNIEKETFEATEEDIVEIQNHVNITTKRVRGAKPRTESFKVKTNCRSSESKKTTIKKKHSILDFFQRL, encoded by the exons ATGGGAATCAAGGATCTTCTCAGGTTCATGAAACCTTACATCCTTCCCATTCACATCCAGAAATACGCCGGGAAACGA GTGGGAATCGATGCATATTCATGGCTTCACAAAGGAG CATACTCATGTAGTATGGAGCTATGTTTAGATACTGATGGCAAGAAGAAGCTGAGGTACATTGATTACTTCATGCACAGAGTCAACCTTCTTCAACACTATGAGATCATCCCTGTCGTTGTTCTCGATGGTGGTCATATGCCTTGCAAGGCTGCCACTGGTGATGAACGTCAAAG GAAGCGAAAGGCGAACTTTGACGCTGCAATGATTAAGCTTAAGGAAGGGAATGTCGGAGCTGCCACCGAGCTTTTTCAG AGAGCTGTTAGTGTAACATCATCCATGGCTCATCAATTGATTCAG GTTCTGAAATCAGAGAACGTCGAATTTATTGTAGCTCCATATGAGGCTGATGCTCAGCTAGCTTACCTATCCAGCCTCGAATTGGAACAAGGTGGGATTGCTGCTGTTATAACTGAGGACAGCGATTTACTTGCATATGGCTGCAAAGCT GTAATCTTTAAGATGGACCGGTATGGTAAAGGGGAGGAACTAATTCTTGATAATGTTTTCCAAGCCGTTGATCAAAAGCCTTCTTTCCAGAATTTTGATCAAGAGCTATTCACTG CAATGTGCGTATTAGCGGGATGTGATTTTCTCCCCTCGGTTCCTGGTGTTGGCATTTCAAGAGCTCATGCATTCATCTCCAAGTACCAGAGTGTAGAACGC GTTTTGTCAGTTCTCAAGACGAAAAAGGGCAAACTATTTCCTGATGATTACTCCAGCTCTTTTGCAGAAGCAGTTTCAGTTTTTCAGCATGCTCGTAT ATATGACTTTGAGGCTAAGAAGCTCAAGCACTTGAAACCCCTCTCTCAGAACCTCCTGAGTTTACCAGTTGAACAACTTGAGTTCCTGGGACC AGATTTGTCACCATCTGTTGCTGCTGCAATTGCTGAAGGAAATGTTGATCCCATAACCATGGAGGCTTTCAACCGCTTTCCGGTGTCTAAGAGACAGTTAGAGGCGCCTGCTCCATCATTCAAGGAACAGGAAAAGAGAAGCTCCTTTTTGTTATGTTCTTTGTCTGAAAATGAGGAAAGAATAGAGCTCAAAAGGAATGCAGATGAGGCTATGATCGATCTAGACAATGTTCTGAAGGAGACAAAGTTTTCCAAACAAGATTCAGATCTACACAAACTGCTTTCTCAGCCTAACAGGGATCAGAAGGTTATCCGGCCCAGCAATCCCTCACTCAATCCAGACAACAACCCGTTCAAAATAAGAAAGACAGATGAAATCAATCTGGAATGCGCAGAGTATGGTATGCAAGACCTTAAGGATTCTTTTGTGACCAAAAGCCCAGCAATGgatgtgtcttcttcttcaccaaactaTAACGAACACGATTTTGCAATTGATAAAGAAGAGGTAATGATCGATTTGTCCAAGCTTGAAGACTCTGGAAGCAAACAAGACTCGGAGAAGAACATAGAGAAGGAAACATTCgaagcaacagaagaagatataGTGGAAATTCAAAACCATGTGAACATTACAACAAAGAGAGTTCGTGGAGCAAAACCTAGAACGGAGAGTTTCAAAGTGAAAACAAACTGTAGAAGTTCAGAGAGCAAGAAGACTACAATTAAGAAGAAACACAGTATATTAGATTTCTTTCAACGATTATAG
- the LOC104756143 gene encoding receptor for activated C kinase 1A yields the protein MAEGLVLKGTMRAHTDMVTAIATPIDNADIIVSASRDKSIILWKLTKDDKSYGVAQRRLTGHSHFVEDVVLSSDGQFALSGSWDGELRLWDLAAGVSTRRFVGHTKDVLSVAFSLDNRQIVSASRDRTIKLWNTLGECKYTISEGGGEGHRDWVSCVRFSPNTLQPTIVSASWDKTVKVWNLSNCKLRSTLAGHTGYVSTVAVSPDGSLCASGGKDGVVLLWDLAEGKKLYSFEANSVIHALCFSPNRYWLCAATEQGIKIWDLESKTIVEDLKVDLKAEAEKADNSGPAATKRKVIYCTSLNWSADGSTLFSGYTDGVIRVWGIGRY from the exons ATGGCGGAAGGACTCGTTTTGAAGGGCACCATGCGTGCACACACCGACATGGTTACCGCAATCGCCACGCCAATCGATAACGCTGACATCATCGTCTCAGCTTCCCGCGACAAATCCATCATTTTATGGAAACTCACCAAGGACGACAAGTCCTACGGTGTAGCTCAGAGGCGTCTCACTGGTCACTCTCACTTCGTTGAGGATGTTGTTCTCTCCTCAGACGGACAATTCGCCCTTTCCGGTAGCTGGGACGGTGAGCTCCGTCTTTGGGATCTAGCTGCTGGTGTCTCCACTCGTAGATTCGTCGGACACACCAAGGATGTGCTCTCCGTCGCCTTCTCCCTTGACAACCGTCAGATCGTCTCTGCGTCTCGTGACCGTACGATCAAGCTGTGGAACACTCTAGGTGAGTGCAAGTACACGATCTCAGAAGGAGGTGGTGAGGGACACCGTGATTGGGTTAGCTGCGTCAGATTCAGCCCTAACACGCTCCAGCCGACGATTGTGTCAGCATCGTGGGACAAGACCGTGAAAGTGTGGAACCTCTCGAACTGCAAGCTCAGATCGACACTTGCTGGTCACACTGGATACGTGAGCACTGTTGCCGTGTCACCTGATGGTTCACTCTGTGCAAGTGGAGGCAAAGACGGTGTTGTTTTGCTGTGGGATTTGGCTGAGGGGAAGAAGCTTTACTCTTTTGAAGCTAACTCTGTGATCCATGCCCTTTGCTTCAGTCCCAACAGGTACTGGCTCTGTGCTGCAACTGAACAAGGTATTAAGATTTGGGACCTGGAGAGCAAGACCATTGTTGAGGATTTGAAGGTTGATCTTAAGGCTGAGGCCGAGAAGGCTGACAACAGTGGCCCTGCTGCCACCAAGAGGAAG GTTATTTACTGCACAAGCCTGAACTGGAGCGCCGATGGAAGCACCCTGTTCAGTGGTTATACCGATGGAGTTATTAGAGTTTGGGGTATTGGTCGTTACTAG
- the LOC104756146 gene encoding protein MOTHER of FT and TFL1: MAASIDPLVVGRVIGDVLDMFIPTANMSVYFGPKHITNGCEIKPSTTLNPPKVNISGHSDELYTLVMTDPDAPSPSEPSLREWVHWIVVDIPGGTNPSKGKEILPYMEPKPPVGIHRYIFVLFRQNSPVGLMVQQPLSRANFSTRMFAGHLDLGLPVATVYFNAQKEPASRRR, encoded by the exons ATGGCAGCTTCTATTGATCCTTTGGTGGTCGGAAGAGTGATCGGAGATGTGTTGGACATGTTCATCCCAACCGCCAATATGTCTGTCTACTTCGGCCCCAAACATATCACTAACGGATGCGAGATCAAACCCTCCACCACCCTCAACCCTCCAAAAGTCAACATCTCCGGCCATTCCGATGAGCTTTACACTCTC GTGATGACCGACCCGGACGCACCTAGCCCAAGCGAGCCGAGCCTGAGAGAATGGGTCCATTG GATTGTCGTGGATATTCCCGGTGGCACCAACCCCTCAAAAG GAAAGGAGATACTTCCTTACATGGAACCAAAACCACCAGTGGGGATTCACCGTTACATATTTGTACTCTTCAGGCAAAACTCACCGGTGGGTCTGATGGTGCAGCAGCCGCTGTCACGAGCCAATTTCAGCACCCGAATGTTCGCCGGACATCTCGATCTTGGTCTACCTGTGGCCACTGTCTACTTCAACGCCCAAAAGGAGCCTGCTTCACGCAGGCGCTAg
- the LOC104756149 gene encoding GDSL esterase/lipase ESM1-like isoform X1, whose translation MSGNCNLVTLLGALLVLTIFHNQVIVDTNRGEGIPVVGLFTFGDSYFDAGNKLFLTENQNPPQSKWPYGKSRDDPNAEFMGITKEIPPAFKPGVDISRGASFAVADASILPGTFMTLTQQVDKFRSMKSNWTDDFIGKSLFMIYIGTEDYLNFTKSKPNADASAQQAFVISTINQLKNDINFLYSLKASKFAIQLLAPLGCLPISRQEYKTGSECHEPLNNLAKQHNEKIGPMLNDLAKKSPGLQFTIFDFYNAVLRWTRRNLNYTGFYVVQPMTLRELIVYPFNEPMREYWQPNNSSITTDG comes from the exons ATGTCAGGGAACTGTAATCTGGTCACTCTTCTTGGGGCATTATTGGTACTAACCATCTTCCATAATCAGGTTATTGTTGATACCAACCGCGGCGAGGGTATTCCAGTGGTAGGACTGTTCACTTTCGGAGACTCCTACTTTGACGCTGGAAACAAATTGTTTCTCACCGAAAACCAAAATCCTCCCCAAAGCAAATGGCCATATGGAAAATCCCGAGATGACCCTAATG CTGAATTCATGGGCATTACGAAAGAGATCCCACCAGCGTTTAAACCTGGCGTTGATATTTCACGTGGAGCCAGTTTTGCTGTCGCCGATGCTTCTATTCTTCCCGGAACATTC ATGACACTAACTCAGCAAGTGGATAAATTTAGAAGTATGAAATCAAACTGGACGGACGATTTCATTGGAAAGTCATTGTTTATGATTTACATTGGTACAGAAGATTACTTAAACTTTACCAAGAGCAAACCCAATGCAGACGCCTCTGCTCAGCAAGCTTTTGTCATTTCCACTATTAACCAATTGAAGAACGACATCAAC TTCCTATACTCTTTAAAAGCGAGTAAATTTGCCATTCAATTGTTAGCACCATTGGGTTGCCTACCAATATCGAGACAAGAATATAAGACAGGCAGCGAGTGTCACGAGCCGCTCAACAATCTGGCCAAACAACACAATGAGAAGATTGGTCCAATGTTGAACGACCTTGCTAAAAAATCCCCCGGTTTACAATTCACCATCTTCGATTTCTACAACGCCGTTCTACGTTGGACACGTAGGAATCTCAACTACA CAGGGTTTTATGTCGTTCAGCCTATGACCCTTCGTGAGCTCATTGTCTATCCTTTTAACGAGCCTATGCGTGAGTATTGGCAACCAAACAATTCCAGCATCACAACTGATGGTTAA
- the LOC104756145 gene encoding uclacyanin 1 gives MSSRSGIDLLKFFLAPPSILLLLTSGLLAASSLRLSPGMFFSVPTARFRSCIKSSGTPTEQQWLGVTSLINWKSFPDWHPKDLASAIPSLSPQGVDLLTKLLKLNPAERISAKAVVEVTKPELDSCQSVKPLITFANGNSIVPLTTPEKRYFICGMPGHCSQGMKLEVNVVPTATAAPTAPLPNTVPSLNAPSPSSVLPIQPLLPLNPVPVLSPSSSTPLPSSSLPLIPALSPAAAAGTSLPLLPGSPGSSSSSTTTKTVGTFPSSTNGPTADLAGAGTSPVDSSSAAKTLVLGFGFMVAMMLHLF, from the exons ATGTCGTCACGCTCTGGTATAGACCTCCTGAAATTCTTCTTGGCACCACCCAGTATACTACTGCTGTTGACATCTGGGCTGTTGGCTGCATCTTCG CTGAGATTGTCACCGGGGATGTTCTTTTCTGTGCCTACAGCGAGATTTCGCAGTTGCATTAAAAGTTCAG GAACACCAACCGAGCAGCAATGGCTGGGTGTTACCTCTCTGATTAACTGGAAATCCTTTCCAGATTGGCATCCCAAAGACCTAGCAAGTGCTATTCCATCTCTTTCGCCTCAAGGAGTTGATCTTCTCACG AAACTGCTGAAGTTGAATCCAGCCGAAAGAATTTCAGCAAAAGCAGTTGTTGAAGTCACAAAACCCGAGTTAGATAGCTGTCAATCGGTTAAACCGCTTATAACGTTCGCTAATGGAAACTCCATTGTTCCCCTCACCACCCCTGAAAAAAG GTACTTCATTTGCGGAATGCCAGGACATTGTAGCCAAGGTATGAAACTCGAGGTAAACGTTGTtccaaccgcaaccgcagcacCAACCGCACCGCTTCCAAACACTGTCCCATCTCTAAACGCGCCTTCACCTTCTTCTGTTCTACCTATTCAACCTCTGTTACCTCTTAACCCTGTCCCTgttctctctccatcttcttctactCCACTTCCTTCCTCATCTCTGCCTCTCATTCCGGCACTATCTCCAGCGGCTGCAGCGGGGACATCTCTGCCCTTGTTACCAGGCTCACCAGGTAGCTCTAGCAGCAGCACAACCACCAAAACCGTCGGGACATTTCCTTCCAGTACTAATGGCCCAACGGCTGATCTTGCCGGAGCAGGCACCTCTCCGGTTGACTCCTCCTCCGCTGCGAAAACGCTTGTTTTGGGATTTGGATTCATGGTCGCTATGATGCTTCATTTGTTCTAA
- the LOC104759278 gene encoding laccase-1-like, with the protein MKMENLGFLVISTFLLLFATLLPHSSASTIRRFHFNVEWKKVTRLCHTKQLLTVNGQYPGPTVAVHEGDTVEIKVTNRIAHNTTIHWHGLRQYRTGWADGPAYITQCPIRSKQSYTYRFKVEDQRGTLLWHAHHSWQRASVYGAFIIYPRKPYPFSGSHIQSEIPIILGEWWNNDVDLVEKEMLKTG; encoded by the exons ATGAAAATGGAGAATTTAGGGTTTCTAGTGATTTCGACCTTTTTGCTTCTATTTGCAACTCTTCTCCCTCATTCTTCGGCGTCAACCATCCGCCGATTTCACTTCAAT gtCGAATGGAAGAAAGTAACTCGATTGTGCCACACAAAACAACTTTTAACGGTGAACGGACAATATCCAGGACCGACGGTGGCGGTACACGAAGGTGACACCGTAGAAATCAAAGTGACTAACCGGATCGCTCACAATACAACTATTCATtg GCATGGTTTAAGGCAATACCGAACCGGTTGGGCAGATGGACCGGCTTACATAACGCAGTGTCCGATAAGATCGAaacaatcatatacatatagatTTAAAGTGGAAGATCAAAGAGGCACACTCCTTTGGCATGCTCATCACTCATGGCAACGCGCCTCTGTCTACGGCGCCTTCATCATCTACCCGCGGAAGCCTTATCCCTTCTCCGGCAGCCACATCCAATCCGAAATTCCCATTATACTCG GTGAATGGTGGAATAATGACGTCGACTTagtggagaaggagatgctcAAGACCGGA
- the LOC104756144 gene encoding cyclin-dependent kinase B1-1-like: MFSVLGTPTEQQWLGVTSLINWNSFPDWHPKDQGSAFPSLSPQGVDLLTKLLKLNPAERISAKAALDHSYFDSLDKSTF; encoded by the exons ATGTTCAG TGTGCTAGGAACACCAACCGAGCAGCAATGGCTGGGTGTTACCTCTCTGATTAACTGGAATTCCTTTCCAGATTGGCATCCCAAAGACCAAGGAAGTGCTTTTCCATCTCTTTCGCCTCAAGGAGTTGATCTTCTCACG AAACTGCTGAAGTTGAATCCAGCCGAAAGAATTTCAGCAAAAGCAGCACTTGATCACTCATATTTTGACAGCCTTGACAAGTCTACATTTTGA
- the LOC104756150 gene encoding laccase-1-like: MKMENLGFLVISTFLLLFATLLPHSSASTIRRFHFNVEWKKVTRLCHTKQLLTVNGQYPGPTVAVHEGDTVEIKVTNRIAHNTTIHWHGLRQYRTGWADGPAYITQCPIRSKQSYTYRFKVEDQRGTLLWHAHHSWQRASVYGAFIIYPRKPYPFSGSHIQSEIPIILGEWWNNDVDLVEKEMLKTGGGPNASDAYTINGLPGPLYPCSTKDTFTATVDAGKTYILRIINAALNSELFFAVSNHTLTVVEVDAVYTKPVETKAIMIAPGQTTTLLFRTNQLSGGEFLIAATPYVTSVFPFDNSTTVGFLRYTKPEKNSEITRRRRRLTAMSSTIVDALPNMLDTKFATRFSDNIKSLGSEEYPCKVPTKIDKRVITTISLNLQNCPLNQTCGGYDGKRYFASMNNVSFVRPPISILQSYYKKQSKGVFSLDFPENPPNRFDFTGVNPVSENMNTEFGTKLFEVEFGTRLEIVFQGTSFLNVENHPLHVHGHNFFVVGRGFGNFDPEKDPKRYNLVDPPERNTYAVPTGGWAAIRINADNPGVWFIHCHLEQHTSWGLAMGFIVKDGPLPSQTLLPPPHDLPQC; this comes from the exons ATGAAAATGGAGAATTTAGGGTTTCTAGTGATTTCGACCTTTTTGCTTCTATTTGCAACTCTTCTCCCTCATTCTTCGGCGTCAACCATCCGCCGATTTCACTTCAAT gtCGAATGGAAGAAAGTAACTCGATTGTGCCACACGAAACAACTTTTAACGGTGAACGGACAATATCCAGGACCGACGGTGGCGGTACACGAAGGTGACACCGTAGAAATCAAAGTGACTAACCGGATCGCTCACAATACAACTATTCATtg GCATGGTTTAAGGCAATACCGAACCGGTTGGGCAGATGGACCGGCTTACATAACGCAGTGTCCGATAAGATCGAaacaatcatatacatatagatTTAAAGTGGAAGATCAAAGAGGCACACTCCTTTGGCATGCTCATCACTCATGGCAACGCGCCTCTGTCTACGGCGCCTTCATCATCTACCCGCGGAAGCCTTATCCCTTCTCCGGCAGCCACATCCAATCCGAAATTCCCATTATACTCG GTGAATGGTGGAATAATGACGTCGACTTagtggagaaggagatgctcAAGACCGGAGGCGGGCCTAACGCTTCTGACGCATACACCATTAACGGGCTTCCCGGCCCACTTTATCCTTGTTCTACTAAAG ATACTTTCACGGCGACCGTAGACGCCGGAAAAACCTACATCCTCCGCATCATCAACGCAGCTCTAAACAGCGAGCTCTTCTTCGCTGTATCGAATCACACACTAACCGTCGTCGAGGTCGACGCGGTTTACACCAAACCGGTTGAAACCAAAGCAATCATGATCGCTCCGGGTCAAACCACCACCCTCCTTTTCCGCACCAACCAACTCTCCGGCGGAGAGTTTCTCATCGCCGCGACTCCTTACGTCACTTCCGTCTTCCCATTCGACAACTCAACCACCGTCGGCTTCCTCCGTTAcaccaaaccggaaaaaaatTCCGAAATCACACGGCGGAGACGGCGATTAACGGCGATGTCGTCGACAATCGTCGATGCTCTCCCGAACATGCTGGACACGAAATTCGCGACGAGATTCTCCGATAACATCAAGAGCCTCGGATCGGAGGAGTATCCATGTAAAGTCCCGACGAAGATCGACAAGCGCGTGATCACCACGATCAGTCTCAATCTCCAGAACTGTCCGTTAAATCAGACCTGCGGAGGTTACGACGGGAAGAGATACTTCGCATCCATGAACAACGTCTCCTTCGTTAGACCTCCGATCTCGATCCTCCAGAGCTACtacaagaaacagagcaaaggaGTGTTCTCACTCGATTTCCCTGAGAATCCGCCGAACAGATTCGATTTCACGGGAGTAAATCCGGTATCGGAGAACATGAACACCGAGTTCGGGACGAAGCTATTCGAAGTGGAGTTCGGGACGAGGTTAGAGATCGTGTTTCAGGGGACGAGTTTCTTGAACGTCGAGAACCATCCGTTGCATGTACACGGACATAACTTCTTCGTAGTGGGGAGAGGATTCGGGAATTTTGACCCGGAGAAGGATCCGAAAAGGTATAATCTGGTGGATCCGCCGGAGAGGAACACTTACGCGGTGCCGACGGGAGGATGGGCGGCGATTAGGATCAATGCGGATAATCCTGGAGTTTGGTTTATTCACTGTCATTTAGAACAACATACTTCTTGGGGATTAGCTATGGGTTTTATCGTTAAGGATGGACCTCTTCCTTCACAGACtctgcttcctcctcctcatgaTCTTCCTCAGTGTTAA